In one window of Hevea brasiliensis isolate MT/VB/25A 57/8 chromosome 10, ASM3005281v1, whole genome shotgun sequence DNA:
- the LOC110661927 gene encoding uncharacterized protein LOC110661927 gives MDSGNSGSMQSSSGGDEEYDSRAESISAFLNSNNNPLSHVGPKPNPPPPPDHHHHHQHQHQHQTHSSSSSMFDPLSNYFDPLSSSRSPPQLTNPNSLLNLDMVWSKNIRSETNCTDLGAFLAPSSPTQQFFTNQPPSRTTFPSVQIPQGPECATRGSGSASASASVSNDQGTITTSSNNIVRNPKKRSRASRRAPTTVLTTDTTNFRAMVQEFTGIPAPPFTSSSFPRSRLDLFGTASTLRSAAHLEPPTPPYLLRPFAQKIQPPPPFLSSSSASTSFSTSSLVDAIASTTATNINSGTGTNITTSNSSTSINYQLSSDLGLLKQPQHLLNINMQNPILNLQSLLEPTPKYLLPNSAILGPSKTQEGSLEIPSNDSHLKMGVLEEFGLSHGHVSTNLTGLSNIVSSSNTTLRRSDNNHTANWGDEEGSNEGDRGLLRSINGNYSNSQQRVTNGKVNYSASSSNFKGPDNVAAARSEGMVESWICSSD, from the coding sequence ATGGATTCGGGTAATAGTGGAAGTATGCAATCCTCAAGTGGTGGAGATGAGGAGTATGATTCACGCGCCGAGTCAATCTCAGCTTTCTTGAACAGCAATAACAACCCATTAAGCCATGTTGGTCCCAAGCCTAACCCACCGCCACCaccagaccaccaccaccaccaccaacacCAACACCAACACCAAACCCACTCCTCTTCATCGTCCATGTTTGACCCCTTATCAAACTATTTTGATCCTTTATCATCGTCAAGGTCACCGCCGCAGCTCACAAACCCAAATTCACTTCTCAATCTTGATATGGTCTGGTCCAAAAACATAAGATCTGAGACGAATTGCACTGATCTTGGTGCTTTCTTAGCGCCATCCTCACCAACCCAACAATTTTTCACCAACCAACCGCCAAGTAGAACCACTTTTCCTTCTGTACAGATCCCTCAAGGACCAGAATGTGCTACAAGAGGTTCGGGTTCAGCTTCAGCTTCAGCTTCAGTTTCGAATGATCAGGGCACGATCACCACTAGCAGCAATAATATCGTTCGTAATCCAAAGAAGAGATCCAGAGCTTCGAGGCGTGCACCAACCACAGTTTTGACTACAGACACGACTAATTTCCGAGCCATGGTTCAGGAGTTCACTGGGATCCCTGCACCTCCCTTCACATCCTCGTCTTTCCCAAGAAGCAGGCTTGATCTATTTGGCACTGCTTCCACTTTGAGATCAGCTGCCCATTTGGAACCTCCAACACCTCCTTATCTTTTAAGACCTTTTGCTCAGAAAATCCAACCTCCCcctccatttctctcttcttcttcagcgTCTACATCTTTTTCTACTTCTTCTCTGGTCGATGCTATAGCTTCCACTACTGCAACTAACATCAATTCTGGTACTGGTACTAATATTACTACTTCTAATTCTTCAACTTCCATTAACTACCAGCTATCTTCTGATTTAGGCCTTCTAAAACAGCCTCAGCATCTACTCAACATCAACATGCAAAACCCAATTCTCAATCTCCAGTCTCTCCTTGAACCCACTCCTAAATACCTACTTCCCAATTCAGCCATTCTTGGCCCCTCCAAAACACAAGAAGGGTCGTTAGAAATTCCATCAAATGATTCGCATCTGAAAATGGGTGTTCTGGAAGAGTTCGGTTTGAGCCATGGCCATGTTAGCACGAACCTAACTGGACTCTCAAATATAGTATCATCATCAAACACAACATTGAGAAGAAGCGACAACAACCACACTGCAAACTGGGGAGATGAAGAAGGATCAAACGAGGGCGATCGAGGTCTGTTAAGGTCCATCAATGGCAATTACAGTAACTCACAGCAAAGAGTTACCAATGGAAAAGTGAACTACTCGGCTTCTTCATCAAATTTTAAGGGGCCAGATAATGTAGCAGCTGCAAGAAGTGAAGGTATGGTGGAATCATGGATTTGTTCATCAGATtag